The proteins below are encoded in one region of Penicillium psychrofluorescens genome assembly, chromosome: 4:
- a CDS encoding uncharacterized protein (ID:PFLUO_006470-T1.cds;~source:funannotate), whose protein sequence is MVQGLMDYGLPGLESFDNIYLDLSKQPGKCKLAESGLGWRPSGGGDTFTLDSGNLGAAQWSRAAKGFELKILSRTSGVIQLDGFDQEDFERLSKAFKIWYGVNVENREHALRGWNWGKAEFTKAELAFNVQNRPAFEVPYSEISNTNLAGKNEVAVEFALSATDANGTNGQPAGSTKNRGRKAAAAPDELVEMRFYIPGTAVKKEKAEGAEGAEGEEEENEEEVEEQNAANLFYETLMDKAEIGDVAGDTFATFLDVLHLTPRGRFDIDMYESSFRLRGKTYDYKIQYSSLKKFFLLPKNDDTHTLIVLGLDPPLRQGQTRYPFLVMQLKLDEEISLELNMTNELLETQYKDKLQPRYEEPIHQVVTKIFRGLSGKKVIMPSKDFTSHHGHHGVKCSIKANEGSLYFLDKSLIFVPKPATYVQLENIAVVTMSRVGGAISASRTFDITVSLKAGLGEHQFSNINREEQQSLEDFFKAKSIRLKNEMIEDTSGLIAAALDNDDMESSGDEGVRADRGSADEDDESPDEDFDASSDSDVAEEFDSAHDTSGDEDSDVEMGEGSDEEADRPKKKSKTG, encoded by the exons ATGGTGCAGGGCCTCATGGATTATGGGTTGCCTGGATT GGAGAGCTTCGACAACATCTACTTGGACCTGTCCAAGCAACCAGGAAAATGCAAGCTGGCAGAAAGCGGCCTGGGCTGGCGGCCATCCGGCGGAGGCGACACCTTCACCCTGGACAGCGGCAACCTCGGCGCAGCTCAATGGAGTCGGGCGGCGAAAGGATTTGAACTGAAGATTCTGTCCCGGACATCGGGGGTGATCCAGCTGGATGGATTTGACCAAGAG GACTTTGAGCGCCTGAGCAAGGCCTTCAAGATCTGGTACGGCGTCAACGTCGAAAACCGCGAACACGCCCTCCGAGGATGGAACTGGGGAAAGGCGGAATTCACCAAAGCAGAGCTGGCCTTCAACGTGCAGAACCGACCGGCCTTTGAAGTTCCCTACTCCGAGATCTCCAATACCAACCTGGCGGGCAAGAATGAGGTGGCTGTGGAATTTGCGCTCTCCGCCACCGATGCGAACGGAACCAATGGGCAGCCGGCTGGCAGTACCAAGAACCGAGGCCGAAAGGCAGCCGCGGCCCCGGACGAGTTGGTCGAGATGAGATTCTACATTCCCGGAACAGCTgtgaagaaggagaaggcagaAGGTGCCGAAGGTgccgaaggcgaagaagaagagaatgaggaagaagtcgaggagCAGAATGCAGCCAACCTCTTTTACGAGACGCTCATGGACAAGGCGGAGATTGGAGACGTTGCGGGAGACACTTTTGCCACCTTTTTGGATGTGCTTCATCTCACCCCCCGTGGTCGCTTCGATATCGACATGTACGAGTCGTCCTTCCGGCTCCGTGGCAAGACCTATGACTACAAGATCCAATATTCTTCGCTCAAGAAGTTCTTCCTGCTCCCCAAGAACGATGATACGCACACGCTCATCGTGCTGGGCTTGGatcctcctctccgccagGGGCAGACCCGTTATCCTTTCTTGGTGATGCAGCTGAagctggatgaagagatcAGCCTGGAGCTGAATATGACAAA TGAGCTATTGGAAACTCAGTACAAGGATAAGCTGCAACCGCGATACGAAGAGCCGATACACCAGGTGGTCACCAAGATCTTCCGCGGGTTGTCCGGGAAGAAGGTGATTATGCCGTCGAAGGATTTCACCAG ccaccacggccaccatgGAGTCAAGTGTTCGATCAAGGCCAACGAAGGGTCTTTGTACTTCTTGGACAAGAGCCTCATCTTTGTTCCCAAGCCCGCTACCTACGTCCAACTGGAGAATATTGCCGTGGTGACGATGTCGCGTGTGGGCGGTGCGATCTCGGCCAGCCGGACCTTTGATATCACGGTTAGTTTGAAGGCCGGATTGGGCGAACACCAGTTCAGCAACATCAATCGGGAGGAACAACAGTCCCTGGAGGACTTCTTCAAAGCCAAGAGCATCCGCTTGAAGAATGAGATGATTGAGGAT ACTTCTGGTCTCATTGCCGCGGCTCTGGACAACGACGACATGGAGTCCAGTGGAGATGAGGGTGTCCGAGCTGACCGTGGCTCCgctgatgaagatgacgagtCGCCCGATGAGGACTTTGATGCTTCTTCGGACTCGGATGTGGCGGAGGAGTTTGACTCGGCGCATGACACCAGTGGTGATGAGGACAGCGATGTGGAGATGGGGGAGGGGTCCGATGAAGAGGCTGACcgaccgaagaagaagagcaagacgGGGTGA
- a CDS encoding uncharacterized protein (ID:PFLUO_006471-T1.cds;~source:funannotate), which translates to MRVPSLLGPAAAGVLAFSSTVRSLTFSEVSIPELDLSSLGRVTITGDFDGVSLYSYEGQTENTKTNGPQSILTPLPNGILTNISSSDGVITTMCSFTQEDGTFAGIFVGGNFTTLGGVDTPGAALFNPNTTQVTALPGLSGSVAAAACDQTTNRIYVGGDLKHDNTTNALAWVPGQGWQALPFDGLNGPVTSILQAENGHIIFGGSFSGIGNSSSSSSSSSHGMQVVNLQTADISSNDVSTLNGYKDPRNVVCSTSGVAGEGQTWLLYDASPGYWQAYFDYEIQPAKIRLYNTQLDGRGTKSFLLQRLPDDGIMNLTYTDSNGNQAYCDQSCPLSHTEKYQDFELVNPVTTGGFMLQILDWYGQGAGLNGIEVFSNIINSYAIDSYNEPTCAGIDFPSKSTRTGSWTVESGYVSASVTSSDSSDTAVTFVPDIKESGQYNVTLYTPGCDDDGSCGSRGVVQVDVDVSTDSGPLAPVFIYQTNDDDKYDTIYTGYVDASSNSFRPKVTLKAKPGSGAQTVVASSVQFVPLFNTSKSDNSSHSGGGTRGLNGLYDYNPNSVKADTTHLKQDTINKVGDQLGHSASILSMAESNDVVYVGGNFSDSTFGHVMSINDGKATAMPDGGLNSKVSAMVTLDDVLYVGGLFTNTANGGADGLQYVASYSSSSNSWSPLGAGLNGPVDSIYPIQLNVSTAISGTTIAVSGDFTQISASNSYPAVAVDGFAIWVPSQKAWLQNLNVTQMEFAGHLSAVVSVNNTSILAGNVATDGLASSGAVSLQNPTDLSLVPLSMHIDDAKSSSSKGLVNGVYDTSSGRNLTILGGHFIAENTNGSTIENLVFLDGADESLSGLPQGINSTSTFISMIVSNNTLWAAGNITGSVGSSTIGGLVAYDLTDGVFVSPQPAALNGVVNTVVTRPGSSDIYVGGDFSTAGVVPCAAVCSYDPTQDIWSWPGVNLDGTVLALEWTSSDEMIAIGDLNVDGNKSVVATWSSKNANWASFPGASTSDIPGDITAFTPASEDISTFWLGGTSTNGSAFLLSYDGKNFNSPGSLFSHGTVIRGLEVLPVIQDHDSVSTLNDDQTLLVMGDLKIPGFGDGSAALFNGTAVTPFILSTQSNGQPGIMSQLFSEKQNPYSNSTRHHSNGIVVLVAFCCALGCVFLIVVAGVILNKIQRRRQGYTAAPQSFGTDRPSDMQRVPPEYLFNSLHNPQPGAPTV; encoded by the exons ATGAGGGTTCCCTCACTGTTAGGGCCTGCGGCGGCCGGCGTATTAGCGTTCTCATCAACAGTCCGCTCCCTGACCTTCAGCGAGGTCTCAATTCCGGAATTGGACCTCTCCTCGCTCGGTCGCGTCACCATCACCGGCGATTTCGACGGCGTCTCCCTCTACTCGTACGAAGGCCAGACCGAAAACACCAAAACCAATGGCCCACAGTCGATCCTCACCCCCCTCCCGAACGGCATCCTCACCAACATCTCGTCCTCCGATGGCGTGATCACGACCATGTGCTCCTTTACGCAGGAAGATGGAACGTTCGCCGGGATCTTTGTTGGCGGGAACTTCACGACCTTGGGCGGTGTTGACACCCCCGGCGCCGCTCTCTTCAACCCGAACACAACCCAGGTCACGGCCCTACCGGGCCTCTCCGGGTCCGTGGCGGCCGCGGCATGCGATCAGACAACCAACCGTATCTAcgttggtggtgatctgAAGCACGACAACACGACCAACGCGCTTGCCTGGGTTCCTGGTCAAGGTTGGCAGGCTCTTCCCTTCGATGGCCTCAATGGTCCCGTTACTTCGATCCTGCAGGCAGAAAATGGTCACATCATCTTTGGAGGCTCATTCAGTGGCATCGGAaactcttcctcgtcctcttcctcgtcatcgcaCGGCATGCAAGTGGTGAACCTTCAGACTGCTGACATCTCCTCCAACGACGTGTCCACCTTGAATGGCTACAAAGATCCTCGCAATGTGGTCTGCTCGACAAGCGGTGTCGCTGGTGAAGGTCAGACCTGGCTCCTTTATGATGCGTCTCCCGGTTACTGGCAGGCGTATTTCGACTATGAAATCCAGCCGGCCAAGATCCGCCTCTACAACACCCAGTTGGATGGACGAGGCACCAAGAGCTTCCTGCTCCAGCGACTCCCTGATGACGGCATCATGAACCTGACCTATACCGATAGTAACGGCAACCAGGCCTATTGCGATCAGTCCTGCCCGCTTTCTCACACCGAAAAGTACCAGGATTTCGAACTGGTCAACCCTGTCACTACGGGAGGATTCATGCTTCAGATCCTGGATTGGTACGGACAAGGGGCAGGTCTCAACGGTATCGAGGTCTTCTCGAATATCATCAACAGCTACGCCATTGACAGCTACAACGAACCCACCTGTGCTGGTATCGACTTTCCCTCCAAGTCTACCCGGACAGGATCCTGGACTGTGGAGTCAGGGTACGTCTCTGCGTCGGTGACCAGCTCTGATTCTTCCGATACTGCTGTCACCTTTGTGCCCGACATCAAAGAATCCGGACAGTACAACGTGACTCTCTATACGCCTGGttgcgatgatgatggcagtTGCGGCTCCCGTGGTGTTGTCCAAGTCGACGTCGATGTCAGCACCGACTCTGGTCCACTGGCTCCAGTCTTCATCTACCAGACCAATGACGATGACAAGTACGACACGATCTATACCGGCTACGTCGACGCCAGCAGCAACTCCTTCCGCCCCAAGGTGACATTGAAAGCCAAACCTGGCTCAGGTGCCCAGACTGTGGTTGCCTCAAGTGTTCAGTTCGTGCCGCTCTTCAACACTTCCAAATCAGACAACTCCAGCCACTCAGGCGGTGGCACCAGAGGCCTGAATGGGTTGTACGACTATAACCCCAACTCCGTGAAGGCGGACACCACACATCTGAAACAGGATACCATCAACAAGGTCGGTGATCAGCTGGGCCATTCCGCTTCGATCTTGAGCATGGCCGAGTCTAATGATGTCGTCTATGTCGGTGGGAACTTTTCCGACTCGACATTTGGTCATGTCATGTCCATCAATGATGGGAAGGCGACAGCGATGCCCGATGGTGGTCTGAACTCGAAGGTCTCGGCCATGGTCACGTTGGATGATGTTTTGTACGTTGGTGGTCTGTTTACCAACACCGCCAATGGAGGTGCGGATGGCCTGCAATACGTTGCATCCTAttcatcctcctccaactcgtGGTCACCCTTGGGAGCCGGACTCAACGGGCCCGTGGACTCGATCTACCCCATTCAGCTGAATGTCTCTACGGCGATCAGCGGGACCACTATCGCTGTGAGCGGTGATTTCACTCAGATTTCTGCCTCTAACAGCTATCCCGCGGTGGCTGTCGATGGGTTTGCCATCTGGGTTCCCTCCCAAAAGGCCTGGCTGCAGAACCTCAATGTCACGCAGATGGAGTTCGCTGGCCATCTGTCGGCGGTTGTCTCTGTGAACAACACCAGCATCCTGGCCGGCAATGTCGCCACTGATGGCCTTGCTTCTAGTGGCGCAGTGTCGCTGCAGAATCCTACCGACCTGAGCCTTGTTCCTCTGTCGATGCATATCGACGACGCCAAATCTTCATCGAGCAAAGGATTGGTCAACGGTGTATACGATACCAGCTCTGGCCGCAATCTCACCATCCTGGGTGGACACTTCATCGCCGAGAACACTAATGGGTCCACCATCGAGAACCTCGTTTTCCttgatggcgccgatgagTCTCTCTCCGGCCTGCCGCAGGGCATCAACAGCACCTCGACATTCATTTCCATGATTGTGTCCAACAACACCCTCTGGGCGGCTGGAAATATCACTGGATCTGTCGGCTCTTCTACAATCGGTGGACTGGTGGCCTACGATCTCACTGATGGTGTCTTCGTCAGCCCCCAACCCGCGGCGCTCAATGGTGTCGTCAATACAGTTGTTACTCGCCCGGGTTCCTCTGACATCTACGTCGGAGGTGACTTCTCTACAGCTGGAGTTGTCCCCTGCGCGGCGGTCTGCTCCTACGATCCGACCCAGGACATATGGAGCTGGCCGGGTGTCAATCTCGACGGCACTGTGCTGGCACTTGAATGGACCAGCAGCGACGAAATGATCGCCATTGGAGATCTGAATGTCGATGGAAATAAGAGTGTGGTGGCCACCTGGAGCTCGAAGAACGCCAATTGGGCCTCCTTCCCGGGTGCGTCCACCTCGGACATCCCCGGCGACATCACTGCCTTTACCCCTGCCAGCGAGGATATCTCGACCTTCTGGCTGGGGGGTACCAGCACCAATGGCTCGGCTTTCCTCCTGAGCTATGACGGCAAAAATTTCAACTCCCCCGGCAGTCTGTTCTCCCATGGCACGGTCATCCGCGGCCTGGAGGTCCTCCCTGTGATTCAGGATCACGACAGTGTTTCGACTCTGAACGATGATCAGACGCTGTTGGTTATGGGCGACCTCAAGATTCCTGGCTTCGGAGATGGATCCGCTGCCCTGTTTAACGGCACGGCGGTCACGCCCTTCATCCTGTCCACGCAGTCCAACGGCCAGCCGGGCATCATGTCGCAACTGTTCTCCGAAAAGCAGAACCCGTACTCCAATAGCA CCAGACACCACTCCAACGGAATCGTGGTTCTAGTCGCCTTCTGCTGCGCATTGGGCTGCGTtttcctcatcgtcgtcgccggcGTCATCCTGAACAAGATCCAGCGTCGCCGCCAGGGCTACACGGCCGCTCCGCAAAGTTTCGGAACCGACCGACCCTCCGACATGCAACGCGTGCCTCCGGAGTATCTCTTCAACTCGCTGCATAACCCGCAACCCGGTGCCCCGACCGTTTAA